The following coding sequences are from one Hyalangium gracile window:
- a CDS encoding hybrid sensor histidine kinase/response regulator: protein MALRSSITIKLIGYLLAVSVAPLLVFGVTSYEMARSAIVSLASDYNARLLSNQRDYLILQSEQVESLATNIAGVEEIGNALAGADAPSEDDGGYSSLVTQARVGYILSGYGSLKGLVSIDLFTPRGRHFHVGDVLDTSQVDSELRKRLYQDTLDSRQLIVWHGVEDNINAASSHRKVLVVTRLLRRVNPSSPDLQTVGIIVINYSVDYLYEHFRNLDLGAGGYLMVIDSHGRLLFHPDKALIGQPVMPEFRSLLEGDQGTVALTLAGQDVLLNQLRLDPLGWHVVSILPQASLTAPMSRIGSAGLALLLACFGAIGAVAVFYSRKVVAPIRAISEGFRHIQQDRLEQVQPLPPPESQDEIGKMVGWFNASLENLHARRRSEEELRQAKESAEQANRSKGEFLANMSHEIRTPMNAILGMTQLALDAQSLDESQEYIVKASRSAQSLLGIINDILDFSKIEAGKLEIERVPVSLHELISGLADVFASTARDKGLELLFDVAPELSGGLAGDPLRLRQILQNLIGNALKFTPAGEVVVRAEKVSEQEGRVLCRFSVRDTGIGIAREHLPRLFQSFFQTDSSVTRQYGGTGLGLAISKRLVELMGGRMGVESEPGKGSCFWFELSLARLATPQDGRSAQEPVAPRDLRVLVVDDNASSREILGSMCASFGFTVRTVEGGQSALEEVTRGVNGQPYDLVLLDYHMPGIDGIETSRRLHQRQDLVRVPTVIMASMDERPVIAEKAHAAGVQAYVNKPVTASTLLDSILQALGRSSTRTTLESRRRERRAQPVLSHLRGGRILLVEDNRLNQEVALHFLRRAGLEVDIACHGGEAIERLEHGRYDAVLMDCQMPMMDGYEATRRIRRNPRFARLPIIAMTANALEGDRERSLEAGMDDHLSKPIDAHRLYQTLGRWLAQRTGGEGKAPESPGSAAVSEAAAQPGSRHVNMADALMNLDGDTELYRQVARIFLGDAPACLEQFRTARDEGDAEGAVRAAHSLKGLAATVGAELLRDHARQLEVALEERDTSVVPARVSTVERELTQVLATLRGFLEQQPEAR, encoded by the coding sequence TTGGCGCTCCGATCCTCCATCACGATCAAGCTGATTGGCTACCTGCTGGCGGTGAGCGTGGCGCCGCTGCTGGTCTTCGGCGTCACCTCCTACGAGATGGCGCGCTCCGCCATCGTCAGCCTCGCCAGCGACTACAACGCCCGGCTGCTGAGCAACCAGCGCGACTACCTGATCCTCCAGTCCGAGCAGGTGGAGAGCCTGGCCACCAACATCGCCGGCGTGGAGGAGATCGGCAACGCGCTGGCCGGCGCGGACGCGCCCTCCGAGGATGATGGGGGCTACTCCTCGCTCGTCACCCAGGCGCGCGTCGGCTACATCCTGAGCGGCTACGGCAGCCTCAAGGGGCTGGTGTCCATCGATCTGTTCACGCCTCGGGGGCGGCACTTCCACGTGGGCGACGTGCTGGACACCTCCCAGGTCGACTCGGAGCTGCGCAAGCGGCTCTACCAGGACACGCTCGACTCGCGGCAGCTCATCGTCTGGCACGGCGTGGAGGACAACATCAACGCGGCGTCCTCCCACCGCAAGGTGCTCGTCGTCACGCGGCTGCTGCGGCGCGTGAACCCCAGCAGCCCGGACCTGCAGACGGTGGGCATCATCGTCATCAACTACTCGGTGGACTACCTGTACGAGCACTTCAGGAACCTGGACCTGGGCGCCGGGGGCTACCTGATGGTCATCGACAGCCACGGGCGCCTGCTCTTCCACCCGGACAAGGCGCTCATCGGCCAGCCGGTGATGCCCGAGTTCCGCTCCCTGCTGGAGGGAGACCAGGGCACGGTGGCCCTGACGCTGGCCGGTCAGGACGTGCTGCTCAACCAGCTGCGCCTGGACCCGCTGGGCTGGCACGTGGTCAGCATCCTGCCCCAGGCCAGCCTGACGGCGCCCATGTCGCGGATCGGCAGCGCGGGCCTGGCGCTGCTGCTGGCCTGCTTCGGCGCCATCGGCGCGGTGGCCGTCTTCTACTCGCGCAAGGTGGTGGCGCCCATCCGCGCCATCTCGGAGGGCTTCCGCCACATCCAGCAGGATCGGCTGGAGCAGGTGCAGCCCCTGCCACCGCCGGAGTCCCAGGACGAGATCGGCAAGATGGTGGGCTGGTTCAACGCCTCGCTGGAGAACCTGCACGCCCGCCGCCGCTCGGAGGAGGAGCTGCGCCAGGCCAAGGAGTCCGCCGAGCAGGCCAACCGCTCCAAGGGCGAGTTCCTGGCCAACATGAGCCACGAGATCCGCACGCCGATGAATGCCATCCTCGGCATGACGCAACTCGCGCTCGACGCCCAGTCCCTGGACGAGAGCCAGGAGTACATCGTCAAGGCCAGCCGCTCGGCGCAGAGCCTGCTCGGGATCATCAACGACATCCTGGACTTCTCGAAGATCGAGGCCGGCAAGCTCGAGATCGAGCGCGTGCCGGTGTCCCTGCACGAGCTCATCTCGGGGCTGGCGGACGTGTTCGCCAGCACCGCCCGGGACAAGGGGCTCGAGCTGCTGTTCGATGTGGCGCCGGAGCTCTCGGGCGGCCTGGCGGGAGATCCGCTGCGGCTGCGGCAGATCCTCCAGAACCTGATCGGCAACGCGCTCAAGTTCACCCCCGCGGGAGAGGTAGTCGTCCGCGCGGAGAAGGTGTCCGAGCAGGAAGGCCGCGTGCTCTGCCGGTTCTCCGTGCGGGACACGGGCATCGGCATCGCGCGGGAGCACCTGCCGCGCCTCTTCCAGTCCTTCTTCCAGACGGACAGCTCGGTGACGCGCCAGTACGGCGGCACCGGGCTGGGCCTGGCCATCAGCAAGCGGCTGGTGGAGCTGATGGGCGGGCGCATGGGCGTGGAGAGCGAGCCCGGCAAGGGCAGCTGCTTCTGGTTCGAGCTCTCCCTGGCCCGGCTCGCCACCCCCCAGGACGGCCGGAGCGCACAGGAGCCGGTGGCGCCGCGCGATCTGCGGGTGCTGGTCGTGGACGACAACGCGAGCTCCCGCGAGATCCTGGGCTCCATGTGCGCCTCGTTCGGCTTCACGGTGCGCACCGTGGAGGGAGGCCAGTCCGCCCTGGAGGAGGTGACGCGGGGCGTGAACGGTCAGCCCTATGATCTGGTGCTGCTCGACTACCACATGCCCGGGATCGACGGCATCGAGACCAGCCGGCGGCTCCACCAGCGCCAGGACCTGGTGCGCGTGCCCACCGTCATCATGGCGTCCATGGACGAGCGCCCCGTCATCGCCGAGAAGGCCCACGCCGCCGGCGTCCAGGCGTACGTGAACAAGCCGGTGACGGCGTCGACGCTGCTGGACTCCATCCTGCAGGCCCTGGGGCGTTCCTCCACTCGGACGACGCTGGAGTCTCGCCGCCGCGAGCGGCGCGCCCAGCCCGTGCTGAGCCACCTGCGCGGCGGGCGGATCCTCCTGGTGGAGGACAATCGCCTGAACCAGGAGGTGGCGCTGCACTTCTTGCGGCGCGCCGGCCTGGAGGTGGACATCGCCTGCCATGGTGGCGAGGCCATCGAGCGCCTGGAGCACGGCCGCTACGACGCCGTCCTGATGGACTGCCAGATGCCCATGATGGATGGCTACGAGGCCACCCGCCGCATCCGGCGCAACCCCCGCTTCGCCCGGCTGCCCATCATCGCCATGACGGCCAACGCCCTGGAGGGCGACCGCGAGCGCAGCCTGGAGGCGGGCATGGACGATCACCTGAGCAAGCCGATCGACGCCCATCGCCTCTACCAGACCCTGGGCAGGTGGCTCGCGCAGCGCACCGGGGGCGAGGGGAAGGCGCCCGAGTCACCCGGGAGCGCCGCCGTGTCCGAGGCGGCGGCTCAGCCGGGCTCCCGTCACGTGAACATGGCCGACGCGCTGATGAACCTGGACGGGGACACGGAGCTGTACCGGCAGGTGGCGAGGATCTTCCTCGGCGACGCTCCCGCCTGTCTGGAGCAGTTCCGCACCGCCCGCGACGAGGGAGACGCGGAGGGGGCGGTGCGCGCGGCGCACTCCCTGAAGGGGCTGGCGGCCACCGTCGGCGCCGAGCTGCTCCGGGACCATGCGCGGCAGCTCGAGGTCGCCCTGGAGGAGCGCGACACGTCGGTCGTCCCGGCGAGGGTCTCCACCGTCGAGCGGGAGCTGACCCAGGTGCTCGCCACGCTCAGGGGCTTCCTGGAGCAGCAGCCGGAAGCGAGGTGA
- a CDS encoding sugar ABC transporter substrate-binding protein: MHVVRFASVLVMLLLLGACSEGGKVSVAGVTEPAKAAAGSRSDTTPERKKIALVMKTLTNPFFIDMEKGARRAEKELGIELLVKTASQETSIEQQIQIVEELIRMKVDAIAIAPGDSVRLVPVLKSAQEAGIRIVNIDNRLEPETMKKLGLAHVPFISVDNEKAAYESARIIAQGVQKPTQAAILEGIRSADNARQRKAGAERAFKENPLIKVVATETANWKIDEGYEVTRHLFSVHPDIGLLFCANDMMALGALKYIKESGRQGVKVAAYDALEDAREAVKSGRMAVTVDQQAAEQGYQGILLARRAIDGEPLPELVLVETRLVMAEKLR, translated from the coding sequence ATGCACGTCGTGCGATTCGCTTCGGTCCTCGTGATGCTCCTGCTGCTGGGAGCCTGCAGTGAAGGTGGCAAGGTCTCCGTGGCGGGCGTCACCGAGCCCGCGAAGGCCGCCGCGGGAAGTCGCTCCGACACGACCCCGGAGCGCAAGAAGATCGCCCTGGTGATGAAGACGCTCACCAACCCCTTCTTCATCGACATGGAGAAGGGGGCGCGGCGCGCGGAGAAGGAGCTGGGCATCGAGCTGCTCGTGAAGACGGCCTCCCAGGAGACCTCGATCGAGCAGCAGATCCAGATCGTCGAGGAGCTGATCCGCATGAAGGTAGATGCCATCGCGATCGCCCCGGGGGACTCGGTGCGCCTGGTGCCCGTGCTGAAGAGCGCGCAGGAGGCCGGCATCCGCATCGTCAACATCGACAACCGGCTGGAGCCGGAGACCATGAAGAAGCTGGGGCTGGCCCACGTCCCCTTCATCAGCGTGGACAACGAGAAGGCGGCCTACGAGTCGGCGCGCATCATCGCCCAGGGCGTCCAGAAGCCCACCCAGGCCGCCATCCTCGAGGGCATCCGCAGCGCCGACAACGCGCGCCAGCGCAAGGCCGGTGCCGAGCGCGCCTTCAAGGAGAACCCGCTCATCAAGGTGGTGGCCACGGAGACGGCCAACTGGAAGATCGACGAGGGCTACGAGGTGACGCGCCACCTCTTCTCCGTCCATCCGGACATCGGCCTGCTGTTCTGCGCCAACGACATGATGGCGCTGGGCGCGCTCAAGTACATCAAGGAGTCCGGCCGCCAGGGCGTGAAGGTGGCCGCCTATGACGCGCTGGAGGACGCGCGAGAGGCCGTGAAGTCCGGGCGGATGGCGGTCACCGTCGATCAGCAGGCCGCCGAGCAGGGCTACCAGGGAATCCTCCTGGCGCGCCGCGCGATCGATGGCGAGCCCTTGCCCGAGCTCGTCCTCGTCGAGACGCGTCTGGTGATGGCAGAGAAGCTGCGGTAG
- the lpdA gene encoding dihydrolipoyl dehydrogenase, whose product MAETFDVVIIGSGPGGYVGAIRAAQLGLKTALIEKDKRLGGTCLHRGCIPTKSLLWTAALYHHIHEAADFGIDVTNPTINWANAQKHKEKVVTKGANGIDFLMKKNKITVVKGHGRIAGKGKVEVTAEDGSKQTLETKNIIIATGSVPKSLPNVQVDHKRVLNSDSILLVDRIPKSLIVIGAGAVGCEFASVFNHVGSQVAIVEYMPNLLPIEDIDASKELERHFKRRKIDLHTGAKVEKVEHTATGVKVTMSVGSETKTIEAELLLSAVGRAPVTEDIGLKHTSIQTDRGFIKVDSMMRTSEPNVYAIGDVIPTAMLAHVASAECVLAVEHIAGKNPQPINYDHVPSATYCYPEVASVGLTEKKAKERGYDVKAAVFPFSAVTKASISNEGIGMIKVVSDKKYDEVLGVHLVGPHATELLAEACVALRLEITTEELAHTMHAHPTLSEIMKEGAEATLGHPIHI is encoded by the coding sequence GTGGCTGAGACGTTCGACGTGGTGATCATCGGTTCTGGCCCTGGCGGCTACGTGGGAGCCATCCGGGCGGCCCAGCTCGGCCTGAAGACGGCCCTCATCGAGAAGGACAAGCGGCTGGGCGGCACCTGCCTCCACCGTGGGTGCATCCCCACCAAGTCCCTGCTGTGGACGGCGGCCCTGTACCACCACATCCACGAGGCGGCCGACTTCGGCATCGACGTGACCAACCCCACCATCAACTGGGCCAACGCCCAGAAGCACAAGGAGAAGGTGGTCACCAAGGGTGCCAACGGCATCGACTTCCTCATGAAGAAGAACAAGATCACGGTCGTCAAGGGCCATGGTCGCATCGCCGGCAAGGGCAAGGTGGAGGTCACCGCCGAGGATGGCTCCAAGCAGACCCTGGAGACCAAGAACATCATCATCGCCACCGGCTCGGTGCCCAAGTCGCTTCCCAACGTCCAGGTGGACCACAAGCGGGTGCTGAACAGTGACTCCATCCTCCTGGTCGACCGCATCCCCAAGAGCCTGATCGTCATCGGCGCGGGCGCGGTGGGCTGCGAGTTCGCCTCCGTCTTCAACCACGTGGGCAGCCAGGTCGCCATCGTCGAGTACATGCCCAACCTGCTGCCCATCGAGGACATCGACGCCTCCAAGGAGCTGGAGCGGCACTTCAAGCGCCGCAAGATCGATCTGCACACCGGCGCCAAGGTGGAGAAGGTGGAGCACACCGCCACCGGCGTGAAGGTGACCATGTCCGTGGGCAGCGAGACCAAGACGATCGAGGCCGAGCTGCTCCTGTCCGCCGTGGGCCGCGCCCCCGTCACCGAGGACATCGGCCTGAAGCACACCAGCATCCAGACGGACCGTGGCTTCATCAAGGTGGACTCGATGATGCGCACCTCCGAGCCCAACGTGTACGCCATTGGCGACGTGATCCCCACGGCCATGCTGGCGCACGTGGCCAGCGCCGAGTGCGTGCTCGCCGTGGAGCACATCGCCGGGAAGAACCCCCAGCCCATCAACTACGATCACGTCCCGTCCGCCACGTACTGCTACCCCGAGGTGGCCTCGGTGGGCCTCACCGAGAAGAAGGCCAAGGAGCGCGGCTACGACGTGAAGGCGGCCGTCTTCCCCTTCAGCGCCGTCACCAAGGCCTCCATCTCCAACGAGGGCATCGGGATGATCAAGGTCGTCTCCGACAAGAAGTACGACGAGGTGCTGGGCGTGCACCTGGTGGGCCCGCACGCCACCGAGCTCCTCGCCGAGGCCTGCGTCGCCCTGCGCCTGGAGATCACCACCGAGGAGCTCGCGCACACCATGCACGCGCACCCCACGCTCTCCGAGATCATGAAGGAAGGCGCCGAGGCGACGCTGGGTCACCCGATCCACATCTGA
- a CDS encoding sensor histidine kinase has translation MSRPRRSLPHDLRIFLLALLAGLPGSIATLVLLWTGDVSAKVQWTFSVVVVAVHLGAALAVRERVSRPLQTVANLLAALREGDYSVRGRGARGDDPLGEVMLEVNALGDTLREQRLGALEAGALLTQVMEEIEVTVLTFDAEGTLKLVNRAGERLLGLPRAHLVNKSAGTLGLTELLEGPVPRRLTRTFAVEGGPYELRRGTFRQGGLPHQLVVLADLRLALREEEREAWRRMVRVLSHEINNSLTPIQSIAGALRDALVQGGRPADWDEDAKSGLGIIERRSESLARFLSAYAKLAKLPPPRLGPLELESWVRRVVALETRLPVEVRPGPALTVSADGDQLEQLLINLVRNAVDAARESKGRVWVSWTRASADAVELWVEDEGPGLADTANLFVPFFTTKPQGSGIGLVLSRQIAEAHGGTLRLENRTEGAGCRARLRLPLQLSGLTR, from the coding sequence GTGAGCCGCCCCCGGAGATCGCTCCCGCACGATCTCCGCATCTTCCTGCTGGCGCTGCTGGCGGGACTGCCGGGCTCCATTGCCACGCTGGTGCTCCTGTGGACGGGAGACGTGAGCGCGAAGGTGCAGTGGACGTTCTCCGTGGTGGTGGTGGCGGTGCACCTGGGCGCGGCGCTCGCCGTGCGTGAGCGGGTGTCCCGGCCGCTGCAGACGGTGGCCAACCTGCTGGCCGCGCTGCGCGAGGGGGACTACTCGGTGCGCGGGCGAGGCGCGCGCGGGGACGATCCACTCGGCGAGGTGATGCTGGAGGTCAACGCGCTGGGCGACACGCTGCGGGAGCAGCGGCTGGGCGCGCTGGAGGCGGGCGCGCTGCTCACGCAGGTGATGGAGGAGATCGAGGTCACGGTGCTGACCTTCGACGCGGAGGGGACGCTGAAGCTGGTCAACCGCGCCGGGGAGCGGCTGCTGGGGCTGCCTCGCGCGCACCTGGTGAACAAGAGCGCGGGGACGCTGGGGCTGACCGAGCTGTTGGAGGGGCCGGTGCCGCGCCGGCTCACTCGGACGTTCGCGGTGGAGGGCGGGCCGTACGAGCTGCGGCGGGGCACGTTCCGGCAGGGCGGGTTGCCGCACCAGCTCGTGGTGCTGGCGGACCTGCGGCTGGCGCTGCGCGAGGAGGAGCGCGAGGCGTGGCGGCGGATGGTTCGGGTGCTGAGCCACGAGATCAACAACTCGCTGACGCCCATCCAGTCCATCGCGGGTGCGCTGCGGGACGCGCTGGTGCAGGGAGGGCGGCCAGCGGACTGGGACGAGGACGCGAAGTCGGGGCTGGGGATCATCGAGCGGCGCAGCGAGTCGCTGGCCCGGTTCCTGTCGGCGTACGCGAAGCTGGCGAAATTGCCTCCGCCGAGGCTGGGGCCGCTGGAGCTGGAGTCCTGGGTGCGACGGGTGGTGGCGCTGGAGACGCGGCTGCCGGTGGAGGTGCGTCCCGGCCCGGCGCTCACGGTGAGCGCGGATGGGGATCAGCTGGAGCAGTTGCTCATCAACCTGGTGCGCAACGCGGTGGACGCGGCCCGGGAGAGCAAGGGCCGTGTCTGGGTGTCCTGGACGAGGGCCTCGGCCGACGCGGTGGAGCTGTGGGTGGAGGACGAGGGCCCGGGGTTGGCGGACACGGCCAACCTCTTCGTGCCCTTCTTCACGACGAAGCCGCAGGGCAGCGGCATCGGCCTGGTGCTCAGTCGGCAGATCGCCGAGGCCCACGGGGGCACGCTGCGCCTCGAGAACCGGACGGAGGGGGCGGGGTGCCGCGCGCGGCTGAGGCTCCCGCTGCAGCTGTCCGGGCTCACGCGCTGA
- a CDS encoding sigma-54-dependent transcriptional regulator — MSDTAPSTPDSAPRPEVDSRARILIADDQVDVLEALRLLLKRDGYAVLTAQSPAGVLAMLEAEDVDVLLMDLNYARDTTSGREGLDLLARVRQLDATLPVLVMTAWGSVEGAVEAMRAGARDYVQKPWDNTRLLTLLRTQLELRRALKRSRRLEEENTHLRKGGERPAFLAESRPMQAVRRLVERVAPSGANVLITGEHGTGKEVVARWLHAASGRPDSPFVAVNSGGLSEGVFESELFGHVKGAFTDAKTDRIGCFELADGGILFLDEIGNMPLTQQAKLLRVLQTGELHPVGSSKVRRVSVRVVSATNVDLARAVAEGRFREDLLYRLNTVEVQLPPLRDRREDIPPLAAHFLSEQGRRYGRAGMRLSQGALEALMAYSWPGNVRELEHTVERALLMASGDEVTPEDLLLRRTSREGSSRLEEMTLEEVERYLIERALTRNDGNVSDAAKALGLSRSALYRRMQYYGIKGAR; from the coding sequence GTGTCCGACACCGCTCCCTCCACCCCTGACAGTGCTCCCCGACCCGAGGTCGACTCGCGAGCACGCATCCTCATCGCCGACGACCAGGTCGACGTGCTGGAGGCGCTGCGCCTGCTGCTCAAGCGCGACGGGTACGCGGTGCTGACGGCCCAGTCTCCGGCGGGCGTGCTCGCCATGCTGGAGGCCGAGGACGTGGACGTGCTGCTGATGGACCTCAACTACGCGCGCGACACCACCTCCGGGCGCGAGGGGCTGGATCTGCTCGCCCGCGTGCGCCAGCTGGACGCGACGCTGCCGGTGCTGGTGATGACGGCGTGGGGCAGCGTGGAGGGCGCGGTGGAGGCGATGCGCGCGGGCGCTCGGGACTACGTGCAGAAGCCGTGGGACAACACGCGGCTGCTGACGTTGCTGCGCACGCAGCTGGAGCTGCGTCGGGCGCTGAAACGCTCCCGGAGGCTGGAGGAGGAGAACACCCACCTGCGCAAGGGAGGCGAGCGGCCCGCCTTCCTGGCCGAGTCCCGCCCGATGCAGGCGGTGCGGCGGTTGGTGGAGCGGGTGGCACCCTCGGGAGCCAACGTCCTCATCACCGGAGAGCACGGCACGGGCAAGGAGGTGGTGGCGCGCTGGCTCCACGCGGCCTCGGGGCGCCCGGACAGCCCCTTCGTGGCGGTGAACTCGGGCGGGCTCTCCGAGGGTGTCTTCGAGAGCGAGCTGTTCGGCCACGTGAAGGGCGCCTTCACGGACGCGAAGACGGACCGCATCGGCTGCTTCGAGCTGGCCGATGGCGGCATCCTCTTCCTGGACGAGATCGGCAACATGCCGCTCACCCAGCAGGCCAAGCTGCTGCGCGTGCTGCAGACGGGCGAGCTGCACCCGGTGGGCTCCTCGAAGGTGCGGCGGGTGTCGGTGCGGGTCGTCTCGGCGACGAACGTGGATCTGGCCAGGGCGGTGGCCGAGGGCCGCTTCCGCGAGGATCTGCTGTACCGGCTCAACACGGTGGAGGTGCAGCTGCCGCCGCTGAGGGATCGGCGCGAGGACATTCCTCCGCTGGCCGCGCACTTCCTGTCCGAGCAGGGCCGGCGCTATGGCCGCGCGGGGATGCGCCTGTCCCAGGGGGCGCTGGAGGCGCTGATGGCCTACTCGTGGCCCGGCAACGTGCGCGAGCTGGAGCACACCGTGGAGCGCGCGCTGCTCATGGCCAGCGGGGACGAGGTGACGCCGGAGGATCTGCTGCTGCGGCGCACCAGCCGCGAGGGCTCGTCGCGCCTGGAGGAGATGACGCTGGAGGAGGTGGAGCGCTACCTCATCGAGCGCGCGCTCACCCGGAACGACGGCAACGTCAGTGACGCGGCGAAGGCGCTCGGGCTCTCGCGCAGCGCTCTGTACCGGCGGATGCAGTACTACGGCATCAAGGGAGCGCGGTGA
- a CDS encoding ABC transporter ATP-binding protein gives MSQPLISLKNVEKSYPIAGGRTWVLRRIQLDVQPGEFVTLMGPSGAGKSTLLSILGMLDAEWTGEYFLDGRAVHAMKPKDRAELAKSTIGFVFQQYHLLDGLTVAENLEVPLSYRNLKRSEREALVGDMLDRFQLVGKKDLYPNQLSGGQQQVVGIARALIASPKMLLADEPTGNLHSTQARQIMEMFQALNRAGTTVVQVTHSEANAAYGSRVVQMADGWIQEAR, from the coding sequence ATGTCCCAACCCCTCATCTCCCTGAAGAACGTCGAGAAGTCCTACCCCATCGCGGGAGGGAGGACCTGGGTGCTGCGCCGCATCCAGCTGGACGTGCAGCCCGGCGAGTTCGTCACGCTGATGGGCCCCTCGGGCGCGGGCAAGTCCACGCTGCTGTCCATCCTGGGCATGCTCGACGCCGAGTGGACGGGTGAGTACTTCCTGGACGGCCGGGCCGTGCACGCGATGAAGCCCAAGGATCGCGCGGAGCTGGCCAAGAGCACCATCGGCTTCGTCTTCCAGCAGTACCACCTGCTGGACGGGCTCACCGTGGCGGAGAACCTGGAGGTGCCGCTGTCGTACCGCAACCTCAAGCGCTCCGAGCGCGAGGCGCTGGTGGGCGACATGCTGGACCGCTTCCAGCTGGTGGGGAAGAAGGACCTGTACCCCAACCAGCTCTCCGGCGGGCAGCAGCAGGTGGTGGGCATCGCCCGGGCCCTCATCGCCAGCCCCAAGATGCTGCTGGCCGACGAGCCCACGGGCAACCTGCACTCCACGCAGGCCAGGCAGATCATGGAGATGTTCCAGGCGCTCAACCGCGCGGGCACCACGGTGGTGCAGGTGACGCACTCCGAGGCCAACGCCGCCTACGGCAGCCGCGTCGTGCAGATGGCCGATGGCTGGATCCAGGAAGCGCGCTGA